From one Mesoplodon densirostris isolate mMesDen1 chromosome 19, mMesDen1 primary haplotype, whole genome shotgun sequence genomic stretch:
- the TMEM86B gene encoding lysoplasmalogenase TMEM86B: MQATFGGSHVDMDIREEGLPGKPRFSAQQPHVGRWLSPFFLTCAVYFLLWSPENQPSWVGALIKCLPILYLVVVLWTMYPSGSYSLLLQGALLCSAVGDSCLIWPEAFLHGMAAFAVAHLLYLWAFGLTPLKPSLLRPVLLASIPYYGLLLWHLPPDMVLPLTAYSLVLAIMLWRGLARGGSTSWGALLFTLSDAVLAWNIFVHPLPHAHLVVMTTYYAAQMLIALSAFQSPRLKSN, from the exons ATGCAGGCCACTTTCGGTGGGTCACACGTTGACATGGACATCCGGGAAGAGGGGCTGCCTGGAAAACCTCGCTTTTCAGCTCAA CAGCCGCATGTGGGCAGGTGGCTGAGCCCGTTCTTCCTCACCTGTGCTGTCTACTTTCTCCTCTGGAGCCCTGAGAACCAGCCGTCCTGGGTCGGTGCCCTGATCAAGTGCCTGCCCATCCTCTACCTGGTGGTGGTCCTGTGGACCATGTACCCCAGCGGGAGCTACAGCTTGCTCCTGCAGGGGGCCCTTCTGTGCTCAGCTGTGGGGGACTCCTGCCTCATCTGGCCTGAGGCCTTCCTCCATG GCATGGCTGCCTTCGCCGTGGCCCACCTGCTGTACCTCTGGGCCTTCGGCCTCACTCCCCTGAAGCCTAGCCTCCTGCGGCCTGTTCTCCTGGCTTCCATCCCATATTATGGCCTCCTGCTTTGGCACCTCCCGCCTGACATGGTCCTGCCCCTGACAGCTTACTCCCTGGTCCTGGCCATTATGCTGTGGCGTGGCTTGGCCAGGGGCGGGAGTACCAGCTGGGGCGCCCTGCTCTTCACGCTTTCAGATGCCGTGCTGGCCTGGAACATCTTCGTCCATCCCCTGCCCCATGCCCACCTGGTGGTCATGACCACCTATTATGCTGCCCAGATGCTCATCGCCCTGTCGGCCTTCCAGAGCCCCAGGCTGAAGTCCAACTGA